The following are from one region of the Candidatus Shapirobacteria bacterium genome:
- the dprA gene encoding DNA-processing protein DprA, which yields MNKWKKWKINEICQDQSGFPMELKKISGCPKKLYYRGEWDTRLFAKTLSVVGSRRMTKYGREVIARFMPDLVANKVVIISGFMYGVDSEAHRTCLSLGGKTIAVLGCGLNCLTPIENDEMYAEILENGGLVVSEYEPDFKPTLWSFPQRNRIVSGMSTLGILIVEAGVKSGSLITARIGFKQKKNIFAVPGQITSTASEGSNWLIDQGLAKIAVSPGQILGQKNYVTQMDIFEENDINIEYKKVISVLRRESMTTDELAREINMNIPEISILISKMIMDGVIEDDNGKLYAL from the coding sequence ATGAATAAATGGAAGAAATGGAAAATCAATGAAATTTGTCAGGACCAATCGGGTTTTCCCATGGAGCTTAAAAAAATATCGGGTTGCCCAAAAAAACTTTATTACCGGGGTGAGTGGGATACCCGATTGTTTGCCAAAACATTGAGTGTAGTGGGTAGCCGGAGAATGACAAAATACGGCCGTGAGGTCATTGCAAGATTTATGCCTGATTTGGTGGCAAACAAGGTAGTTATAATTTCCGGCTTTATGTATGGAGTTGATAGTGAGGCGCATAGAACATGTTTGAGCTTGGGTGGAAAAACTATAGCCGTACTGGGTTGCGGATTAAATTGTTTAACCCCGATAGAAAATGACGAAATGTATGCCGAAATATTAGAAAATGGCGGATTGGTGGTTTCGGAATATGAGCCTGATTTTAAACCAACGTTGTGGAGTTTTCCTCAAAGAAATAGAATTGTTTCAGGAATGTCAACTTTAGGGATTTTGATAGTGGAGGCGGGAGTAAAATCCGGGAGTTTAATTACGGCAAGAATTGGGTTTAAGCAGAAGAAAAATATTTTTGCGGTTCCGGGGCAAATAACCTCAACCGCCTCCGAGGGAAGCAATTGGTTGATAGACCAGGGTTTGGCAAAAATCGCTGTTAGCCCAGGCCAGATTTTAGGTCAAAAAAATTATGTAACGCAAATGGATATTTTTGAGGAAAACGATATTAATATTGAATATAAGAAAGTAATAAGCGTCTTACGGCGGGAATCGATGACAACTGACGAACTGGCAAGAGAAATTAACATGAATATTCCTGAAATTTCGATTTTGATATCGAAAATGATAATGGATGGGGTGATTGAGGACGATAACGGAAAGTTATATGCACTCTAA
- a CDS encoding MGMT family protein: MSKFRDKVYKIVKKVPVGNVTTYKVIADIMGCKCYRAIGQALRNNPFAPEVPCHRVVKSNGKIGGYFGFKDGKYQKKKMELLKEEGVKICNGRVSDFKEILFRDL, translated from the coding sequence ATGAGTAAATTTAGAGATAAAGTATACAAAATAGTTAAAAAAGTTCCTGTTGGCAACGTAACCACTTATAAAGTAATTGCAGATATTATGGGGTGCAAGTGTTATCGGGCTATTGGCCAGGCTTTAAGGAATAATCCATTTGCTCCCGAAGTCCCCTGCCATAGGGTGGTAAAAAGTAATGGAAAGATCGGAGGCTATTTTGGATTTAAAGACGGTAAGTATCAGAAAAAGAAGATGGAACTTCTGAAAGAAGAAGGGGTAAAGATATGTAACGGAAGAGTATCCGATTTTAAGGAGATATTATTTAGGGACTTGTAG
- a CDS encoding TraX family protein → MTSFHIKLIAIIAMVIDHVSLFFYPDNLALKIVGRLSFPLFAFMVAIGARHTQNISKYFLRMLIFALISQTPYHLTHRLINPEFSKLNVLFTFSLALLAIILSTKITKVLVKLIPIVLSAAAAQFLKTDYGALGLLLVISFYYFFDNFKISSFSQVIFAFLATLISVSGFKQFSISQIDLGPAISLLTIPIIYSYNYKEGPKAKYLFYIFYPLQYTIIYLTMTIFSR, encoded by the coding sequence ATGACCTCATTTCATATCAAGTTGATTGCAATTATCGCCATGGTTATCGACCATGTAAGTCTTTTCTTTTACCCTGACAATCTTGCTCTAAAAATTGTCGGCCGGTTATCTTTCCCGCTTTTTGCTTTTATGGTGGCGATTGGCGCCCGTCACACCCAAAATATCAGCAAATATTTTTTGCGAATGTTAATTTTTGCATTAATCTCACAAACTCCATATCATTTGACCCATCGGCTAATTAATCCTGAATTTTCTAAACTAAATGTTCTTTTTACATTTTCACTAGCCCTCTTGGCAATTATTCTGAGCACCAAAATCACCAAAGTCCTCGTGAAACTTATACCAATAGTACTCTCTGCGGCAGCGGCCCAGTTTCTAAAAACTGATTATGGGGCACTGGGGTTGCTTTTGGTCATTTCCTTTTATTATTTTTTTGATAATTTCAAAATTTCTTCTTTCTCACAAGTTATATTTGCCTTCCTTGCCACCCTTATATCTGTCTCCGGTTTCAAACAGTTTTCCATTTCGCAAATTGATCTTGGCCCTGCAATAAGCCTACTCACTATCCCGATTATCTACTCCTACAATTACAAAGAAGGTCCAAAAGCAAAATACCTATTTTATATCTTTTACCCACTTCAATACACAATAATCTATCTCACCATGACTATATTTTCCCGATAG
- a CDS encoding phosphomannomutase/phosphoglucomutase, whose amino-acid sequence MKINPNMFRGYDLRGIANVDLNPEIVQNIGRAYGTYLSNKDIKDAVVGRDCRQTSLEYSEALIKGIRQSGINVVDIGLTMIGTFYWSQHHLNIRGGVFVTASHNPAEYNGFKIASDLSETLVSDGMKELRIKVENDDYVQNKPQGTYKEYDINEPYFREIIKLFPQNKKLKILIDPSHTTAGVMVPSLLRRLGHEVIEMHCNIDPTFPLGTPDPTESFVAKRLSQEVVSAGADIGFTYDSDGDRIGIVDEKGGIIWNDVLLAIFAADVLAHHPGEKIMFNTLCSKIVPETIVANGGVPFMWRTGHSFLKKKNQEIKAAFIGELSGHFFFSADFYNHDDGIYSTVRLIDYIARTGKTLSEAVLKLPQYISSPEIKIGSPDDKKVALMSKISQILKKDYPSAEIVDDERAGDGVRLDMPDSMFVVRYSQNGPYLTIKFEARTQTKYEELKKYIANLMRTFPHDVDWSFGANLESLE is encoded by the coding sequence ATGAAGATAAACCCCAATATGTTTCGAGGATATGATTTACGTGGTATTGCTAATGTCGATTTAAATCCGGAAATAGTTCAAAACATCGGCCGTGCCTATGGAACTTATTTATCTAACAAAGATATCAAGGATGCAGTTGTCGGTCGTGATTGTCGTCAGACCAGTTTGGAATACTCAGAGGCACTGATTAAAGGAATCAGACAGTCGGGGATTAATGTGGTCGATATTGGCCTAACCATGATAGGCACCTTTTATTGGTCTCAACATCACTTAAACATCCGAGGGGGTGTTTTTGTTACCGCCTCACATAATCCGGCCGAATACAACGGCTTTAAAATTGCATCTGACCTTTCCGAAACGCTTGTCTCCGACGGAATGAAAGAACTCCGTATAAAAGTAGAGAATGATGATTATGTTCAAAATAAACCCCAAGGTACTTACAAAGAATATGATATTAACGAACCCTATTTTCGGGAAATTATTAAACTTTTCCCTCAGAATAAAAAATTAAAAATCCTAATTGATCCCAGTCATACCACTGCCGGTGTAATGGTTCCGTCTCTGCTTCGTCGACTAGGCCACGAAGTAATTGAAATGCACTGCAATATCGACCCCACGTTTCCACTTGGAACACCCGATCCGACAGAGTCATTCGTTGCAAAAAGGTTGTCACAAGAAGTTGTTTCCGCCGGCGCCGACATTGGCTTTACCTACGACTCTGATGGTGACAGAATCGGAATTGTCGATGAAAAAGGTGGGATTATTTGGAACGATGTTTTGTTGGCTATTTTTGCGGCCGATGTTTTGGCACACCACCCAGGCGAGAAGATCATGTTCAACACCCTTTGTTCCAAAATAGTTCCCGAAACCATTGTTGCCAACGGAGGTGTCCCATTCATGTGGCGAACAGGCCATTCTTTTTTAAAGAAAAAAAATCAGGAAATAAAAGCTGCTTTTATTGGTGAACTTTCCGGCCATTTTTTCTTTTCAGCAGATTTCTATAATCATGATGATGGTATTTATTCCACCGTAAGACTAATTGATTATATCGCTCGAACAGGTAAAACATTATCCGAGGCAGTTTTAAAGTTGCCTCAATATATTTCCAGTCCAGAGATAAAAATCGGCAGTCCTGATGACAAAAAAGTTGCTTTAATGTCAAAAATCAGTCAAATATTGAAAAAAGATTATCCCTCCGCTGAAATTGTAGATGATGAGAGAGCCGGAGATGGAGTCCGACTCGATATGCCGGATTCTATGTTTGTGGTCCGTTATTCCCAAAACGGACCTTATCTAACCATAAAATTTGAAGCCAGAACGCAGACTAAATACGAAGAACTAAAAAAATACATTGCAAATCTCATGCGCACTTTTCCACACGACGTAGACTGGTCATTTGGCGCTAATTTGGAAAGCTTAGAGTAA
- a CDS encoding fibronectin type III domain-containing protein — MKVLSKVVYVSVISIFIVSLTCVWWYQKKEFVLAQGAVVSRGISGDFWADTVIGKRDFGEIAPREVVPFKVSSPGGTIIDRSVSPGRLYVWDSGNSRILGINLANCYSGDSPCSADLVIGQPSASDYGACNQDASFDTYPNRRPASASTLCGMPESTRTTLEDKSFVSMFVDDYGNLFVADSQNNRVLKFISPFTTDTVADEVWGQADFSGNQCNISGGIGNGFSASPPPTAFSICFHSIGAAGGGVTIDKFGNLWVADGGNNRVLRFPRDTQTGIISKTADVVLGQPNFTTGGDWSYGSSPDRLHGPGAVRYDGNNARILVADTYNNRVLQFSEPFSVGMSGAIFGADHTNPVAVEIDPDGRGIFVYDNNVWSGRIRLWDSNGTNVITQLSVEALGGGSVGIDSEGSLLPSSYVYGQDVYRFTKQSDGSYLQTKRLFSPPYGYNFTSARRFEHPGFVGVAIAGNQLIAGNNRVLFWNDKDSLVNGQTPDGYVGVSNFSELPNPGYEQIKVDSDNRVWIMRSNQVVLYQAPLSIGASAVKIISSPIQVLGGGQVNFDDAHGLAITEHSEFLWVSDTINHRVFRIRTPLTDPVVDVVLGQNDINGNECNRGVVPQPNSGTALTADLNMLCYPGALAIDKKGNLYVSDHYLESAGNWRLLMFSSALFPSDNAEVMYATFATKSFPRKSSSNSYPHMTFEPTFNSLNQMVVGQNPYGGNRFVEYYNDPALVNQNNPSDPEFAKPDGYLSDFYNWPVGAVFDSNDDLYVFDANRGQIRIYKNPIPVLVPTSIPTPTNTPTPIPIPTAQPIVISAISATNITSSSVVINWTSSNPGTSRVSYGVMSIFLNNSTTLDNNLTKIHSVKLSGLSRGRKYYYKVHSKNASGVEYSSSVKNFTTKR; from the coding sequence ATGAAGGTTCTTTCGAAAGTGGTTTATGTGTCAGTAATATCAATTTTCATTGTAAGTTTGACATGCGTCTGGTGGTATCAAAAAAAAGAATTTGTATTGGCTCAAGGGGCAGTTGTAAGTCGGGGTATTTCCGGAGATTTTTGGGCTGATACAGTTATTGGTAAAAGAGATTTTGGAGAGATTGCCCCCCGAGAGGTAGTACCGTTTAAAGTATCATCACCGGGTGGAACAATAATTGATAGGTCGGTAAGCCCGGGTAGACTCTACGTTTGGGATTCGGGAAATAGCAGAATACTTGGGATAAATCTCGCCAACTGTTATAGTGGAGATTCACCGTGCAGCGCGGATTTGGTAATAGGACAGCCATCGGCGAGTGATTATGGGGCGTGTAATCAGGATGCAAGTTTTGACACATACCCAAACAGGAGACCGGCATCGGCATCGACTTTGTGTGGGATGCCAGAGTCTACCCGGACAACGCTGGAAGACAAAAGTTTTGTCAGTATGTTCGTTGATGATTATGGAAATCTTTTTGTGGCCGATTCGCAAAACAACCGAGTATTGAAGTTTATTAGCCCGTTTACAACGGATACGGTGGCGGATGAGGTTTGGGGCCAGGCGGATTTTAGCGGTAATCAATGTAATATCAGTGGAGGGATTGGGAATGGTTTTTCGGCTTCACCGCCTCCAACTGCGTTTTCGATCTGCTTTCACTCTATCGGCGCTGCCGGGGGCGGAGTTACGATCGATAAATTCGGAAATTTATGGGTAGCCGATGGTGGAAATAACAGGGTTTTGAGATTTCCAAGAGATACGCAGACTGGTATTATTTCTAAGACCGCTGATGTAGTGTTGGGTCAACCAAACTTTACGACAGGGGGCGATTGGTCATACGGGAGTTCACCTGATAGATTGCATGGTCCGGGAGCGGTGAGATATGACGGTAACAATGCAAGAATATTAGTTGCCGATACTTATAATAATAGAGTTCTCCAATTTAGTGAACCGTTTAGTGTCGGAATGAGCGGAGCCATTTTTGGAGCAGATCACACAAATCCAGTGGCGGTAGAAATAGACCCGGATGGGAGAGGGATATTTGTATATGATAATAATGTATGGTCGGGTCGGATCAGATTATGGGATAGCAACGGTACTAACGTAATTACACAATTAAGTGTTGAAGCATTGGGGGGTGGCTCAGTGGGGATCGACAGTGAAGGTAGTTTGCTGCCTTCTTCATATGTATATGGACAAGATGTCTATAGGTTCACAAAACAGAGTGACGGGAGTTATCTTCAAACGAAGAGGTTGTTTTCTCCACCATACGGATATAATTTTACTTCAGCCAGGAGATTTGAGCATCCGGGTTTTGTGGGAGTCGCTATTGCCGGAAACCAGCTGATTGCCGGTAATAACAGGGTATTGTTTTGGAATGATAAGGATAGTCTTGTAAACGGCCAAACACCGGATGGCTATGTAGGCGTTTCTAATTTTAGCGAGCTACCAAATCCCGGGTATGAACAGATAAAAGTTGATTCTGATAACAGAGTTTGGATAATGAGGTCCAACCAAGTAGTTTTATACCAGGCACCTTTATCGATCGGTGCGTCGGCAGTGAAAATAATTAGTTCGCCGATTCAGGTTTTAGGCGGAGGGCAGGTGAATTTTGATGATGCTCACGGATTAGCGATTACGGAACATTCTGAGTTTTTGTGGGTATCAGACACTATTAATCACAGAGTGTTTAGAATAAGAACCCCACTGACTGATCCGGTGGTCGACGTTGTATTGGGGCAGAATGATATTAACGGGAATGAGTGTAATCGAGGTGTGGTGCCTCAGCCCAATTCAGGGACAGCACTGACGGCGGATTTGAATATGCTGTGTTACCCCGGGGCTTTGGCAATAGATAAAAAAGGGAATTTGTATGTATCGGACCATTATTTGGAATCGGCGGGAAACTGGAGACTGCTGATGTTTTCTTCGGCCTTATTTCCATCGGACAACGCAGAAGTTATGTATGCCACCTTCGCCACCAAGTCATTTCCGAGAAAAAGCTCATCGAACAGCTATCCACATATGACTTTTGAACCAACATTCAATAGCCTAAATCAAATGGTGGTAGGGCAAAATCCTTATGGAGGCAACAGGTTTGTTGAGTATTATAATGATCCGGCACTTGTTAACCAGAATAACCCGTCCGATCCAGAGTTTGCAAAACCTGATGGTTATCTGTCTGATTTCTATAATTGGCCGGTTGGAGCAGTTTTTGATAGTAATGATGATTTGTATGTATTTGATGCAAACAGAGGGCAAATTAGAATTTATAAAAACCCAATACCTGTTTTGGTACCGACTAGTATACCCACTCCTACAAATACACCAACACCAATTCCGATACCAACAGCTCAGCCAATAGTTATATCGGCAATTTCCGCCACAAATATTACCAGTAGTTCGGTGGTAATAAACTGGACAAGCTCAAACCCAGGAACAAGTAGGGTGAGCTATGGAGTAATGTCAATTTTTCTTAATAATTCGACGACTTTAGATAATAACTTGACAAAAATTCATTCCGTAAAGCTCTCTGGTTTAAGCCGGGGTAGAAAGTACTATTATAAAGTACACTCTAAGAACGCATCCGGGGTTGAATATAGTTCCTCAGTTAAAAATTTTACAACCAAAAGATAG
- a CDS encoding methionine--tRNA ligase — translation MDQITYADFSKVEFRVGQIIEAVCVPKSEKLIRMRVDFGELGVKTVYSGIHKWYEPEELIDKKTVFVVNMVPKKIMGEESEAMIFAADDEENGMISILLLEKDMKNGVKVF, via the coding sequence ATGGATCAAATAACTTATGCCGATTTTTCCAAGGTTGAGTTTAGAGTAGGCCAAATTATTGAAGCAGTTTGTGTTCCGAAATCGGAGAAATTAATCAGAATGAGAGTAGATTTTGGCGAGTTGGGGGTAAAAACGGTGTATTCCGGTATACATAAATGGTATGAGCCAGAAGAATTAATCGATAAAAAAACAGTGTTTGTGGTTAATATGGTTCCGAAAAAAATAATGGGTGAGGAATCGGAGGCGATGATTTTTGCCGCTGATGACGAAGAAAACGGGATGATAAGTATTCTTTTATTGGAAAAGGACATGAAAAACGGAGTAAAGGTTTTTTGA
- a CDS encoding GIY-YIG nuclease family protein: protein MYYTYILASLRDNSYYVGSTSEIYQRLNYHNAGRSRYTKLKLPWNLIYFEKFSSLSLARKREKIIKSWKSRKAIENLIHSKALSSSG, encoded by the coding sequence ATGTATTACACTTATATTCTAGCTTCATTGAGGGATAATTCTTATTATGTGGGGTCAACGTCTGAGATATATCAAAGACTAAATTATCATAATGCCGGAAGATCCAGATATACGAAGTTAAAATTGCCTTGGAATTTGATATACTTTGAGAAGTTTTCAAGCCTTTCTTTGGCTCGAAAGAGAGAAAAAATAATTAAGTCGTGGAAAAGCAGAAAGGCTATTGAAAATTTAATACATAGTAAGGCCCTATCGTCTAGCGGTTAG
- a CDS encoding aminopeptidase, translating into MTKYQPSVEILDRYADVLVNFALNHGKGMKKGEVVFLQVPESAKPLLVSLQKIVLRSGGHAIIQYLPDEIQKDFFALASDEQINFFPAKFLKGKIDQADHFLTILAETNLHELEGIDPYKIMDRNRSMKPYLDWRNVKEAKGKFSWTLGLYATPAMAKEAGISLKSCWKQIIRACYLDNHSPVNKWKKVQIEINRVKDKLNKLNIESLHIKSRNCDFTVGIDRNRKWLGGNGANIPSFELFISPDWRKTNGHIFFNQPLYRYGNLIKNINLDFKAGIVINATANYGQKVLTDLLKVENANKIGEFSLTDKRISKINSFMAETLYDENFGGRFGNTHIALGNSFRDSHPGNTSKITAKEWDDLGFNDSAIHVDLISSENRMVTATLENGTQIIIYKDGVFCI; encoded by the coding sequence ATGACAAAATATCAACCTTCAGTCGAAATTCTTGATCGTTACGCCGACGTTCTCGTCAACTTTGCCCTTAATCACGGCAAAGGAATGAAAAAGGGAGAAGTGGTTTTTCTCCAAGTCCCGGAATCTGCAAAACCTCTCCTAGTTTCATTGCAAAAAATAGTCCTTCGGAGTGGGGGACACGCCATCATACAATATCTCCCCGATGAAATCCAAAAAGATTTTTTTGCCCTGGCCTCAGACGAACAAATAAATTTTTTTCCTGCCAAATTTTTAAAAGGAAAAATCGACCAGGCCGATCATTTTCTCACCATTTTAGCCGAAACCAATCTTCACGAACTTGAAGGCATAGACCCATACAAAATCATGGACCGCAATCGCTCCATGAAGCCCTATCTCGATTGGCGAAATGTCAAGGAAGCCAAAGGAAAATTTTCCTGGACACTTGGTCTGTATGCCACCCCTGCCATGGCCAAAGAGGCCGGTATTTCTTTAAAATCATGCTGGAAACAAATCATTCGCGCCTGTTATCTTGACAACCACAGCCCCGTTAACAAGTGGAAAAAAGTCCAAATCGAAATTAATCGTGTAAAGGACAAATTAAATAAACTTAATATTGAAAGTTTACATATTAAATCCAGAAATTGTGACTTTACAGTTGGGATCGATAGAAACAGAAAATGGCTAGGCGGTAACGGTGCCAATATTCCCAGTTTTGAGCTGTTTATTTCTCCCGACTGGCGAAAAACCAACGGCCATATATTTTTCAATCAACCCCTTTACCGTTACGGTAATCTGATAAAAAACATAAATTTAGATTTTAAAGCAGGTATAGTAATCAATGCCACCGCCAATTACGGCCAAAAGGTACTCACCGATTTATTAAAAGTAGAAAACGCAAACAAAATCGGTGAATTTTCTTTAACTGACAAACGCATATCCAAAATAAACAGCTTTATGGCAGAAACTCTCTATGATGAAAATTTCGGAGGCAGATTTGGCAATACTCATATTGCCCTGGGTAATTCTTTTCGAGATTCTCACCCCGGTAATACTTCAAAAATTACCGCAAAAGAATGGGATGATCTGGGATTCAATGACTCAGCCATCCATGTTGACCTAATATCTAGCGAGAATCGAATGGTCACCGCAACCTTAGAAAACGGCACGCAGATAATAATCTATAAGGATGGTGTCTTCTGTATTTAA
- a CDS encoding YraN family protein, producing the protein MKVKVENYSKGRSSEERARMYLEKKGLGWIESNFLCHIGEIDLVMTDRDRLVFVEVKFKTDNKFGTPEEMISGWKIAQIRRVAQIYLIERPEVNKNYSKYRIDAVCLLGENTKHYKDIQ; encoded by the coding sequence ATGAAGGTAAAAGTTGAAAATTATAGTAAAGGAAGAAGTAGCGAAGAGAGGGCAAGAATGTATTTGGAGAAAAAAGGGCTTGGGTGGATTGAATCTAATTTTTTGTGTCATATCGGGGAAATTGATTTAGTTATGACCGACAGAGACAGACTGGTTTTTGTGGAAGTGAAATTTAAGACCGATAACAAATTCGGCACACCAGAAGAAATGATCAGCGGATGGAAGATTGCCCAAATCAGAAGAGTGGCGCAAATTTATTTGATAGAACGGCCTGAGGTTAATAAAAATTATTCAAAATATAGAATCGATGCGGTATGCCTATTGGGAGAAAATACTAAACACTATAAAGATATCCAATGA